Part of the Yersinia hibernica genome, GGCATACAGACGCTCGCTGCCGCATTACGGGAGTTTGCACTGGTGCACATTGTGGCACCGGATCGTAATCGTAGTGGCTCCTCTAATGCATTGACGCTTGACAGTGCTTTGCGCATTACCACCTTATCTAATGGCGATATTGCCGTACAGCAAGGAACCCCGACAGATTGCGTTTATCTGGGGGTTAATGCCCTAATGCGCCCTCGGCCAGACATTGTGGTGTCTGGCATCAATGCTGGCCCTAATCTGGGTGATGATGTTATCTACTCCGGCACGGTGGCGGCGGCCATGGAAGGGCGGCATTTGGGTTACCCGGCTTTGGCGGTTTCACTCAATGGGCATCAACATTATGCGACCGCCGCCGCCGTTACTTGCCGTATACTGCGCGCTTTACAACATAAACCGTTGCGCACGGGCAAGATACTGAATATTAATGTACCTGATTTACCTTTATCTGAAATTAAAGGGATTCGGGTAACACGTTGTGGTAGCCGCCATCCCGCAGAGCAGGTATTTTGTCAGCAAGACCCTCGAGGGCAAGATCTCTATTGGATTGGCCCTCCAGGAGAAAAATTTGATGTGGCGGAGGACACTGATTTTGCGGCGGTTGAGCAAGGTTATGTGTCGATCACGCCATTGCAGGTTGATTTAACGGCCTATGGGGCTCAAGACGTAGTTGAAAACTGGTTAGCCAGCAATCAACATGAGGTTGACGGGGAATGGTAAATAAACGCATGCAAACATTGTTGATGCAGTTACGTCAGCAAGGTATCCAGGACGAGCGCTTGTTACAAGCTATCGAAGCGGTGCCGCGCGAGCGTTTTGTTGATGAGGCATTGGCGCATAAGGCGTATGAGAACACTGCATTGCCGATAGGTTCCGGGCAAACTATTTCTCAGCCTTATATGGTGGCACGAATGACCGAGTTGCTGCAATTGACACCCACTTCGCGCGTATTAGAGATAGGCACTGGGTCAGGATATCAGACTGCTATTTTGGCGCATTTGGTCGAACATGTATGCTCAGTCGAACGAATCAAAGGGCTACAGTGGCAGGCAAAACGCCGCCTGAAGCAGCTGGACCTGCATAATGTCTCCACCCGCCATGGTGATGGCTGGTTAGGTTGGGCATCGCGCGGGCCATTTGATGCGATCATTGTGACGGCTGCTCCACCAGAAATACCGCATGCTTTACTTGAGCAATTGGATGAGGGGGGGATATTGGTGCTGCCGGTAGGGGAACAGGCCCAGACCTTGAAATATGTGCAGCGCCGAAATCATGAGTTCCAGGTTGAAACGGTGGAAGCGGTGCGTTTTGTTCCTCTGGTTAAAGGGGAATTGGCGTAAATAAATACCTTGATACCCGGCATATTTCAAGCTGCATCAGTGTTGGCTGCTTGCGTTCACCCCAGTCACTTACTCGTGTAAGCGCTAGGGGGTTTATTCAATCGCCGCCCTCCTGCAACTCGAATTATTTGGGGTATATTCAGTCTTAATCGTTGACTAAAGTCGAAGTGCAGTTTTCTTGTGCTAAAGATGAGACAAAAATCAGTAACATAATTGTATGGCATGGCTGGGGCGCTATTGATAGCATGCGCGCATCTATATTGGATATATCGCTTAATATTGCTGTCATGGGGGAAGCATGAGCACGGGAAGCCCAATGATTACATTACGCCGGGTTGCGGCATGTACGGTTATGAGTTTATGGTTGGTTGGTTGTAGTAATGATAATACCACATCAGCACCAATCAGCAGTGTTGGTGGCGATCGTTCAGGCACGATGCTGAGCGGC contains:
- the surE gene encoding 5'/3'-nucleotidase SurE; protein product: MLRILLSNDDGITAPGIQTLAAALREFALVHIVAPDRNRSGSSNALTLDSALRITTLSNGDIAVQQGTPTDCVYLGVNALMRPRPDIVVSGINAGPNLGDDVIYSGTVAAAMEGRHLGYPALAVSLNGHQHYATAAAVTCRILRALQHKPLRTGKILNINVPDLPLSEIKGIRVTRCGSRHPAEQVFCQQDPRGQDLYWIGPPGEKFDVAEDTDFAAVEQGYVSITPLQVDLTAYGAQDVVENWLASNQHEVDGEW
- a CDS encoding protein-L-isoaspartate(D-aspartate) O-methyltransferase, giving the protein MVNKRMQTLLMQLRQQGIQDERLLQAIEAVPRERFVDEALAHKAYENTALPIGSGQTISQPYMVARMTELLQLTPTSRVLEIGTGSGYQTAILAHLVEHVCSVERIKGLQWQAKRRLKQLDLHNVSTRHGDGWLGWASRGPFDAIIVTAAPPEIPHALLEQLDEGGILVLPVGEQAQTLKYVQRRNHEFQVETVEAVRFVPLVKGELA